In Drosophila miranda strain MSH22 chromosome XR, D.miranda_PacBio2.1, whole genome shotgun sequence, the genomic window CGATAAAGTAGTCGACGCACAAAAATATTGCATAAATTTGCCGCCAGCTTTGAAAAGTtgatttgaatttaaatttgaatcgaaatcgaaatcgGAGCAGACTCCCGTTGCCGTGCGATGATGATGCTCGCGTCgtgaaacaaacaaaaattgaattAATAAATGTGCCACCGATTGCCACCCCTGTGTTCGCTGTTTCCCCTGTTTTGCCCCTCCAGCCATGCGTCCTGCTCCTCTTCCTGATTTTAATTTCGAGTTTTTGCGTTTAATTGCCATTTTGCATATGAGagaataaagagagagagagggggggcgAAAGAGAACGCTGCTCCCCCGTTCAATTGGTAATTTATTAAATTCCGCTCAAGTTTTGGCAATAAATTTCAATTCGTTCGGCTCAACCCAAAAATGGTATTGTACAACAATCAAATACGAGTATAGGCGCAGCCTCATAATTTGTGTCAATTGAGACTAATCAAGACGATGGCGATGGCTATCTTTTTGCTAtttccctccccccccccccagatATGGGAGATAGGGAGTCAGTCACCTGAGCGGGCTATGATTAGATAGGCGGGGCCGAACATGACGTCGAATGGGGGGTGGGGGCGGGGGCTATGCTCCACGAGTACACTCAGCCAAGTGCAAATAGAAAGTGAGTCTAGGCTGTCTGCCCGGTGCCAAAATGATACGGTCTTGTTGCCCAACTCGTTGTCTTCCATTCCGTTCAACGCCATAAAGGACAAGCTAAATTGCAACTTTGTCTCTGTGCAATCTCTTCCATTCGATTTGCATAACGGCCAGGATAAGACAAAGGGAAAgctccccccaccccccccaccATTTTTGTCGAGAAAAACAAGCAACAATTGCGGAAAGCGGACAAATGTCAAAGTGCACGGTAGTTACGGCAAAACTTTGCAAAGTGCAAATGCTCTGAAAAGTTCTAAAAATAAACATGAAACAAATGCATTACAATGGGAAGGGGGGCTGGGTTGGGTTGGGGCTTCGCCGCTCAAACATTTCACAGGAGGCGGGCAGAAAAAGTGCGGATAAAGAGAAACGAACAAAAGAACAGTGTTAGGTAAGGGAAGCTCATGCCGTGTATTGATGACTATCGATGAATGCAACCCTGATAATGACAATGACAATGACATTTAGTTTCTAGTAAACTCTGTGAAAGAGAAAACTTCGGTGCGAAAATTAATAGTCGTTCAGCCATTTATAAATTCGCAAAAATCAAGTATATTGTATTTTATCTCCAGGCGGTTCAGTTCTTTAAGTGAGTACAAACATCTAAAGTATTGCCAAGgataaaatatacatatacctCCAAGAGAAACCAGTTTCATAAGCCGGCCACAGAGAAAGCTGTAAATTAGACAAAAAGACCACCAAAAGACAGTTTTGTATTTGCCTCCACTGCAGATTCAGTGCTGATAAGAGAGGgcctacatatgtatttacgagtacgagtatattcAATTTTCTTTATGGCCACGTCATTGCTTAAATATGTGTCATCATCTGTAAggtaaatatgtatgtatatgtatgtacaagtGGAGACGAATGGTTCGGTCATAACCTCACTCAGATGCCGCACTttgtggattgtggattgTGGACTGTGGATACGTTGTAGGCCAAGTAAACTTGTTTTCTTAACAATAATAACTTACAATAATTGTTATTGTTGTGGCTGGCATTTTACACAATTTGACAGATTGACAAACGTCCGAATTGGCTTCCGTGGGACGGCGGGCAGTCGAATGGCCAGCGACCGACCATTGACCATCTGGCGACGGCTATggcctgctctgctctgctcctcgGGGCCTCTAATTACGCAAGTTTGCATTGATTGTGTCATTAGCCATTTGCAGTGACCGGAGATCGATCACTTGACGCCGTTTAAGCGGCAGAAAAAGTCGTGCAGACTTTGATTTTGattggctttggctggctCCAGGAGATTTGTAATGAGGCCTTAACTACATGACCATTATCCAAAAACTGATCAGCGATTAGGCtggttttttttggggggaaTTCACTGGAGTCAAGAATCTTTCACTTCATCGTTAGTCCCCCAGTGACCTGCTGCGAGCAGAGTTCATGTGGCTCCGTTAGCAAATCTCTGGGCAGGAGAAGGAGAACGTGACTCCTCCAACCTGTCCGCTAGTTCCGGCACCGAACGGCCTGTCATAACCATTATGCCGCCCTCCGTCAACGGATGGGCTTCCAGAGAACACTGGATCCCAGTGGACCCGACCCCAGTAGATCGTGCCACAGACACTCGGAGGAGTTCTAAGGCGAAAATGCGATTCGCTGGCGTGGGCTTAACGGTCCAGAGATTGCCCCGAGCGACTGGAGtctcgagtcgagtcgagtcgagtctcGATATCTCAATAGATTTATCTGGTCTCCTCGGAAACTGGAACAATTTGTTGTGCTTTGTGCCTGTCCAGCCGACGGGGCAATTTGCTGGCGACTGAGGCACTCGGGGGCACTTGTGTGCACTTGGGGAAAGGAGAGTCAACGACTTCTATAGTAATCGGCTGCTCAATCAATTTGCTGCAGGTTTGTCCAACTGTCGTCTGTCGCTCTGTTTGCCGATTTCAGCTGCAAGCTTATCGAATTAATCGTTTGAATTAGCCCGTTTTGGCGGGGAACTGCGCTGAACAGCTCTGAACAGCTCTGGACAGCTCAATTTGCACTGGTTGTAACGTTTGTAACGTATCTTTGTATCGTTGCATCGTGGTTGCATCGAGGAATGGTGGCATGGTTGGATGGTTGCTCTATCCTCTGCCAAGTGACCAAGAGACCGCTGTGGAAATTGCGGCAATTATTTTGTTTGTCGTCGGAGCAAACAACTTGTGAAATTCTCCCACCAGAGATGATGCTCCTCTTGTTAATTATGAATGAAATTTATGCGACGATGGGCGCAACCGCAAATGCGACCGCGCAAATTTGCATGGCAGGGGCAGCAGGGGCATGCAGGGGCATGCAGGGGCATGCAGGGGCATTCATGACCGAACAGAGCCTTAAACGGTAGCGCTTAGAGGCAGACAACAACAGATCGGGCAGATATGGGCGAGTTCTTTGTACAAATGTCAGCCATGAACGCCCACAAAGCACGACCGTCCTCATATAACATacacatcatcatcatcatcattatcatcgTCATGATCGTAAAGACcattgagagagagagagaggatggGGGAGGAGGCAATTTGTTCAATTGCATCAGCCTCTGGGGCGTCACAAATGCGAATCTCTGGCAGATCTACTCGTAGCTGTCTGGCATCTAAAGTACTCAGAggctcgtactcgtactccgactcctactcctactcctacATTTCCCTTGCGGTCTGACACAGTAACCTCGTGCCTGGGCCTCCACTCTCCCCACTCGCCACACTCCCCTCACTGTTTGCCTTTTGACTGATTAAGTATGCTCCACGTTTCGGCCAATCCATGACGGAGTCGGGAAAATTTGTCATTTCACAGACAATAGCCAACATTTACGAGTAAAACAGGCAGCCTCCACTTGGGAGCCACCGTATGCGGGGCTCTGGTGCGGTTCTGTCTTCGGTTTCTTGGAAATCCATTCAActgcaaatatttgcataaCTCATTAGGAGAGATGTACGAGATACGAGAAACGACGAGGGAGCATAGATGGGAACAaaaatatgtacatgcatatggGGCTAAAATGCTGTTAGGCCGTTTTGTCGCGTTCGTGGCGATCGCATAAGgcgaaaatattttaattagtTTTCGGGGTGTGGCGGAGACATTTCCGAATCGGTGGCTAATTGCTGCTGCCCCCAACAACCCAAGCGAGGCATCTCTTTTGTGCTCATCATTACGGAAAGATTGTCTGAAGATGTTAAGAGAGAGGGTTGAACAACAGCAGTGGAAGTGCGAAAACCAGGGGAGAATGAGAAGGTCGAAACTTTTACAACACTCCGGGAGTGGCACTCCGGGCGTTCGTTTTACAACACTAATAATAACTTTCTTTCACAACACTTTTCCGTTCAGAGCTTGACAATCCTTGGTTTCACTACTTCGACAGTTCCTGTGAGGATTATTCTACAAAATGTTTATCTACGAGGAGGCTTTAACTAAAGTTGTGAAGCACATGCTGGCTCGGAAAAACATCGTGGTGGAGGATAAGTCCCTGGCACTATTGTTGGCCCGCAAAATGGGCGACAGTAAGTACTTCGTAGTTTTGCAAAGCCCTATCGAATTATCTTAGAGCAGTTTTTGGCCCTCAGAAATTACTGACATGGCCAGAATGACCAGCGATGGGGCAAGTCACGCCGCCCGCTCCAAGCCGGGATACTTAGATGTGGAGCAGACCTTTATCCGCATGCACATCACGTCCGAAGATCTCCAAGACGAGGTCAAGGCTAACAAGGGCCAGCCGCAGCCCAACATAGTCCTTCCCGATCCGGAGATGTTCGCGCGGGAATATTACACGGTATCGGAACCATTGCTGGGTGGCGATTCGCCGGATGAAAGTACCACGCCACCGCATCCTCCCATTTTCCTTGAGCCGTTTCCCGGTCTACACACCTACAAGGAGACACCGATGGAACCGGTCATCGAAAAGGACTACTTGGAGGCGCGTGAGAGGAAGGCACTGCAACGACTGAACGAGCAGGAGGCTATCAACAAAATATTCAAGAACCAGAAGCCAACTGTGTCGTTGATCAACGAGTCACACCGTCGCTATGATGTATTCGACGTGGAACCGCTCAGCAAACCTGCATATTTGGACGCCCTAATGCCACGCGAGAAGATATTCGAAATAGACGTGTACGAAAACCCAGATTCGATCCCCCGTGATGGTAACTCTTCCTCAGATAATCGTTTCCACTTCTTGGCCATTCTCTAACTCGAACTCTCCTTTGTGACAGGACCCGTGAACTCATTTTTCAGGGAATTGAAATCTCCTAGTGCCCCAAAGACGCCCTATCATGTCGACTTGGGAATAATCCCAAAGAAAGTTATCGGTCGAAAGAAAATCCATGTGAAAGCGATCGACGCTGCTAGTGCCGCTAAGAAGCGACACCGTTCTGAGAAGAGACAAACGGAGCACAAGAGATCCAAGAAAGAACCGGAAAGATCTGGCAATAGTCCTGTGAATGTTTCACGAAAAATCGTCACTGCTGATCCACCAAAAAAAGTCGAAGTGCCGAAAGCCGTGATAGACAAGGTTATCGATGAGAAGACGCGCGAAAAAAAGGTTGAGAAGGCTTCCACTTCGGGCACCGGAAGCGATATTGCCCGTAAGAAATCAGGCCAGAAGCGAACCCCTTCTGAGACGATCAAGGAGCACCAGGGATCTAACAAAGATTCCAAAAGTGACGTCCATCGTGAGAAGGCTCTACAGAGAACCGACACCGCTGATCCACCAAAAAAGCCAAAGTCCAGTTCAGGTATTTGTGAGCTTTGgctataatttaattttatttttttccctTGATTAACTTCCTATCTCCGATTAAAGGCCACTCGAAAAAAATTCAGAACGTTTGTCCTACTGGAAAAACCACTGCTGTGTCGCAGGCAGAGATAAACAAGGAAGACGCTGAAAAATTCTTGGTACGAATTTTCAATGAGCTGACACTCCAAGaaaaggctaagaagaaggcTTCCACTTCACGCTCCGAAAACGATAATTCGCGTAAGAAATCAACCCATAAACGAAGCCATTCCGAAGAAAAACACAAGAAGCACAAGAGATCCAAGAGCACAAAAGATTCGAATACAGACTCCAATACTAAGAAGATTCCACAAATAATTAAAACTTCTGATCCAGCAAAAAATCTAGAGAGCACTAAAGGTATTCGAGggctttaattatattttattccATTGTTTCCACTTGATGAACTTCCTGCTTCCCGATATAGTCGCATCGCAAATCCAGCCAACAATCCAGACCATAATTCCCAGCGAAACCACTGCTGTATCAAAAATAGAGGAAAACAAAGAAAATATATTCAAGATTCCGAAATCCATAAACAAGGTTTCCGATGAGCTGAAGCGCCAAGAAAAGGTTGAGAAGGTTTCCCGTTCCGAGAACAAGCACACGGGGCACAAGAAGCACAAGAGATCCAAAAGCTCAAAAGATTCGAAAACAGACTCCGATACTAAGAAGATTCCACAAATAATTAAAACTGCTGATCCAGCACAAATTCCAGAGAGCACTAAAGGTATTCGAGggctttaattatattttattccATTGTTTCCACTTGATGAACTTCCTGCTTCCCGATATAGTCGCATCGCAAATCCAGCCAACAATCCAGACCATAATTCCCAGCGAAACCACTGCTGTATCAAAGATAGAGGAAAACAAGGAACATATATTCAAGATTCCGAAATCCATAAACAAGGTTTCCGATGAGCTGAAGCGCCAAGAAAAGGTTGAGAAGGTTTCCCGTTCCGAGAACAAGCACACGGGGCACAAGAAGCACAAGAAGCACAAGAGATCCAAAAGCTCAAAAGATTCGAAAACAGACTCCGATACTAAGAAGATTCCACAAATAATTAAAACTGCTGATCCAGCAAAAATTCCAGAGAGCACTAAAGGTATTCGAGggctttaattatattttattccATTGTTTCCACTTGATAAACTTCCTGCTTCCCGATATAGTCGCATTGAAAATCCAGCCAACAATCCAGACCATAATTCCCAGCGAAACCACTGCTGTATCAAAGATAGAGGAAAACAAGGAACATATATTCAAGATTCCGAAATCCATAAACAAGGTTTCCGATGAGCTGAAGCGCCAAGAAAAGGTTGAGAAGGTTTCCCGTTCCGAGAACAAGCACACGGGGCACAAGAAGCACAAGAAGCACAAGAGATCCAAAAGCTCAAAAGATTCGAAAACAGACTCCGATACTAAGAAGATTCCACAAATAATTAAAACTGCTGATCCAGCAAAAATTCCAGAGAGCACTAAAGGTATTCGAGggctttaattatattttattccATTGTTTCCACTTGATAAACTTCCTGCTTCCCGATATAGTCGCATCGCAAATCCAGCCAACAATCCAGACCATAATTCCCAGCGAAACCACTGCTGTATCAAAGATAGAGGAAAACAAGGAACATATATTCAAGATTCCGAAATCCATAAACAAGGTTTCCGATGAGCTGAAGCGCCAAGAAAAGGTTGAGAAGGTTTCCCGTTCCGAGAACAAGCACACGGGGCACAAGAAGCACAAGAAGCACAAGAGATCCAAAAGCTCAAAAGATTCGAAAACAGACTCCGATACTAAGAAGATTCCACAAATAATTAAAACTGCTGATCCAGCAAAAATTCCAGAGAGCACTAAAGGTATTCGAGggctttaattatattttattccATTGTTTCCACTTGATAAACTTCCTGCTTCCCGATATAGTCGCATCGCAAATCCAGCCAACAATCCAGACCATAATTCCCAGCGAAACCACAGCTGTATCAAAGATAGAGGAAAACAAGGAACATTTATTCAAGATTCCGAAATCCATAAACAAGGTTTCCGATGAGCTGAAGCGCCAAGAAAAGGTTGAGGAGGTTTCCCGTTCCGAGAACAAGCACACGGGGCACAAGAAGCACAAGAGATCCAATAGCTCAAAAGATTCGAAAACAGACTCCGATACTAAGAAGATTCCACAAATAATTAAAACTGCTGATCCAGAAAAAATTCCAGAGAGCACTAAAGGTATTCGAGggctttaattatattttattccATTGTTTCCACTTGATGAACTTCCTGCTTCCCGATATAGTCGCATCGCAAATCCAGCCAACAATCCAGACCATAATTCCCAGCGAAACCACTGCTGTATCAAAGATAGAGGAAAACAAGGAAAATATATTCAAGATTCCGAAATCCATAAACAAGGTTTCCGATGAGCTGAAGCGCCAAGAAAAGGTTGAGAAGGTTTCCTGTTCCGAGAACAAGCACACGGGGCACAAGAAGCACAAGAGATCCAATAGCTCAAAAGATTCGAAAACAGACTCCGATACTAAGAAGATTCCACAAATAATTAAAACTGCTGATCCAGCAAAAATTCCAGAGAGCACTAAAGGTATTCGAGggctttaattatattttattccATTGTTTCCACTTGATGAACTTCCTGCTTCCCGATATATGTAGTCGCATCGCAAATCCAGCCAACAATCCAGACCATAATTCCCAGCGAAACCACTGCTGTATCAAAGATAGAGGAAAACAAGGAAAATATATTCAAGATTCCGAAATCCATAAACAAGGTTTCCGATGAGCTGAAGCGCCAAGAAAAGGTTGAGAAGGTTTCCCGTTCCGAGAACAAGCACACGGGGCACAAGAGATCCAAAAGCTCAAAAGATTCGAAAACAGACTCCGATACTAAGAAGATTCCACAAATAATTAAAACTGCTGATCCAGCAAAAATTCCAGAGAGCACTAAAGGTATTCGAGggctttaattatattttattccATTGTTTCCACTTGATGAACTTCCTGCTTCCCGATATAGTCGCATCGCAAATCCAGCCAACAATCCAGACCATAATTCCCAGCGAAACCACTGCTGTATCAAAGATAGAGGAAAACAAAGAACATATATTCAAGATTCCGAAATCCATAAACAAGGTTTCCGATGAGCTGAAGCGCCAAGAAAAGGTTGAGAAGGTTTCCCGTTCCGAGAACAAGCACACGGGGCACAAGAAGCACAAGAAGCACAAGAAGCACAAGAAGCACAAGAAATCCAAAAGCTCAAAAGATTCAAAAACAGACTCCGATACTAAGAAGATTCCAAAGAAAACCGACACTGCTGATCCACCAAAAAAACCAAGGACCAGTTCAGGTATTTGTGGGCTCTATTCTATTTAATTTTAACGTTTCCTCTTGATGAACTTCCTGTTTTCCATTACAGATCCATCTGGCATCCAGCGTGAGAAGTTACCTGGAATACCCACTGTTGTGCCCCAGGTGGAGAAAAGCAAGGAAAATCGAGCCAAGGTGCACCACAAGCAGAAGCGCAAAGAAGAGGTTGAGACGACTTCCACTTCGGGCTCCGGACACGGTAATGCCAACAAGAAGCGCGCGAAATCGCATGAAGGTAAAGAGGCAGAagaaccaaacaaaaaaattcaTAAAAGTGTTTAACACACTAAATAAAACTGCAACTCGGGTTGGGCTCGAAATATTATCATTTGAGCGCCAAGACCTGCACTCGACGGAAAAGTGCGAgaaaaaataatttatttcAATTATATTTCATTAAGAGCTGCCACACGTTGCCTTCATTCTGATGGAGCTGCTGTCTGGTGCTTGGTGCCTGCCTCCTGCTGCTTGGGGAGTGAAGGGGAGGGTCTGCTGCCACCTGCTGAAGAACAAATGAGGCAAAGGGCACAGGGCACAGGGACAGAGGCCAGAGTTCAAAGCGACCAAGAGCAGATgctggctggatggctggctggatggctACCTGGCTGGCTGGTTGGTTGGATGCTGGATGGATGCTTCAATGATTCCTGCTGGCAGGCACGGAACGACATGGTGCGGCACAGGCTGCCCGACTCCTCTGTGTCTATCCTTCTCCATCCTGACATCCAACGGCAACGGTAACGATTTCCAAAGTATTAAATAACTTCGTAATTTAATTAACTTTGACGTCGGCATTGCCGTCTGCGTTGCGCCGCTTAACTTTGATTAACGTTTTGCAATTTTTCAACAAGTTTCTCCAGAACTTCTGCCGCACATCGAGGCAGCGACACGCCACGCCCAGGGTGTCGGAGTGGCAGAAGAGTGCCAGACTGTAGCCAAAGGATTGTGACCATGATTTCTTTGGCAAGCTCAGATTACAAGGGATTTTCAGTCAGTGCCGAGAGAGAACTCACTTTGCTCCCATATCCCTATCAACTACTGACGGGGGCCAGACGGGGGGAAATTAATGCAATTAGGGTTGGAATAGGGTTTGGGGCTGTGCCAGGcactggggctggggctggggctgggaaATCCTCTTGGATGACAAGCCAATATATTCAGTTTGGATGGGTTATGCCTGATGAACCATAAGCAGAAGATTGCTTGTTGAATTTTGGCCATTAAATTGATTCAATAAATAACTCTAATGATATGGAAACATGACGCATGCCCTGCTGTCTGCTTTGCTTTCCCTTCGAGTTTCACCCAGCCGCTTTTGCTCATCATTTTCCCTCATCATTTAGTCATCAGCTTTGAATTGGTTACAACATTTCCCGCCGTTGATGATTCTATTTGGCCCGAGAGAGGCAGACGAGTGGCAACAACAGAATTTTACACACAATTTGACTTTGATATTGTGCCAGGGTCGGGGTGGGGCACCAGATGGTTGGGGCGGGGCACAGCACAACGGCCGGGCAGGGCAGGGGGCAAAGATCAGACGTCTGGGGCGAAGGAAGAGAATGAGTGCTGCCAAAGCGCCGGCTGCTTGCAGGCCAAATTCTGTTGCCAAATTTTCTTCTTCGAGCCATTAAAATGCATAAACACAAACGAGGAACGGCAAACGaatttgtaaaaaaaaaaaaaccaataaaaatgaaattacAATTTTTGTGGGTAAATGTGCAATAATaacacacagagacagagatagcCCTCACAGacacagaaagagagatgAGATGAGATGATGGGTGGATGGGTGATGAGCAGCAGGGAAAAGAGAGAAAGACGGGCCGAAGAAAGGCCAGCAAATGTTTAACTGAAAAATTGTTGTTTAGATGCCATCAtggttttgttgcttttgtggCCAATTCCGTTTTGTCATTTTAACCCAGTTTTAACCCATGCTGGCCCCTGTGTCTctccagtgtgtgtgtgcgtgtgtgtgtgtgtatttatgccatgtttgttgttgtttccaTTGGCCATAAAATGGCTTTGGCATTTTTTGGTTTATTCAGATAAAATTCAATTCAAAATGAAAACGAGACTGAAAATTATGGCAGCTTTGAATATGATTTCGCTACTCGGCCTCCGCTCCGCTCCTCCGCTTCAGTAGGCTTTCTATTCAGTTTTGTATACCCTGCCAAGAGGTTTCATGACTTGAGGCAGAAGTTTGCCAAACAGGAAAATGTGCAGCATCTTTCTTTAAGTAAAGAACAGAAGTGCTTGATATATGTTTATAACTCTTTCAAATTCAATCCTAATATAATCCCTCCATCCATAGTAGGGAAGCATCTGATCTGTTAGGGTAGCACACGCCTCGACCCTTGCAGGTGTTTTTTCCTTCGTTTTTTACACTcttgccttttttttttgggcctGCAAAGAGGTCAACGTATGGGTAGGCGTGGCATGACCTGAGGGCATATAGTTTTtgattta contains:
- the LOC108165349 gene encoding E3 ubiquitin-protein ligase RBBP6 isoform X3 → MFIYEEALTKVVKHMLARKNIVVEDKSLALLLARKMGDKITDMARMTSDGASHAARSKPGYLDVEQTFIRMHITSEDLQDEVKANKGQPQPNIVLPDPEMFAREYYTVSEPLLGGDSPDESTTPPHPPIFLEPFPGLHTYKETPMEPVIEKDYLEARERKALQRLNEQEAINKIFKNQKPTVSLINESHRRYDVFDVEPLSKPAYLDALMPREKIFEIDVYENPDSIPRDGPVNSFFRELKSPSAPKTPYHVDLGIIPKKVIGRKKIHVKAIDAASAAKKRHRSEKRQTEHKRSKKEPERSGNSPVNVSRKIVTADPPKKVEVPKAVIDKVIDEKTREKKVEKASTSGTGSDIARKKSGQKRTPSETIKEHQGSNKDSKSDVHREKALQRTDTADPPKKPKSSSGHSKKIQNVCPTGKTTAVSQAEINKEDAEKFLVRIFNELTLQEKAKKKASTSRSENDNSRKKSTHKRSHSEEKHKKHKRSKSTKDSNTDSNTKKIPQIIKTSDPAKNLESTKVASQIQPTIQTIIPSETTAVSKIEENKENIFKIPKSINKVSDELKRQEKVEKVSRSENKHTGHKKHKRSKSSKDSKTDSDTKKIPQIIKTADPAQIPESTKVASQIQPTIQTIIPSETTAVSKIEENKEHIFKIPKSINKVSDELKRQEKVEKVSRSENKHTGHKKHKKHKRSKSSKDSKTDSDTKKIPQIIKTADPAKIPESTKVALKIQPTIQTIIPSETTAVSKIEENKEHIFKIPKSINKVSDELKRQEKVEKVSRSENKHTGHKKHKKHKRSKSSKDSKTDSDTKKIPQIIKTADPAKIPESTKVASQIQPTIQTIIPSETTAVSKIEENKEHIFKIPKSINKVSDELKRQEKVEKVSRSENKHTGHKKHKKHKRSKSSKDSKTDSDTKKIPQIIKTADPAKIPESTKVASQIQPTIQTIIPSETTAVSKIEENKEHLFKIPKSINKVSDELKRQEKVEEVSRSENKHTGHKKHKRSNSSKDSKTDSDTKKIPQIIKTADPEKIPESTKVASQIQPTIQTIIPSETTAVSKIEENKENIFKIPKSINKVSDELKRQEKVEKVSRSENKHTGHKKHKKHKKHKKHKKSKSSKDSKTDSDTKKIPKKTDTADPPKKPRTSSDPSGIQREKLPGIPTVVPQVEKSKENRAKVHHKQKRKEEVETTSTSGSGHGNANKKRAKSHEGKEAEEPNKKIHKSV
- the LOC108165349 gene encoding E3 ubiquitin-protein ligase RBBP6 isoform X2; this encodes MFIYEEALTKVVKHMLARKNIVVEDKSLALLLARKMGDKITDMARMTSDGASHAARSKPGYLDVEQTFIRMHITSEDLQDEVKANKGQPQPNIVLPDPEMFAREYYTVSEPLLGGDSPDESTTPPHPPIFLEPFPGLHTYKETPMEPVIEKDYLEARERKALQRLNEQEAINKIFKNQKPTVSLINESHRRYDVFDVEPLSKPAYLDALMPREKIFEIDVYENPDSIPRDGPVNSFFRELKSPSAPKTPYHVDLGIIPKKVIGRKKIHVKAIDAASAAKKRHRSEKRQTEHKRSKKEPERSGNSPVNVSRKIVTADPPKKVEVPKAVIDKVIDEKTREKKVEKASTSGTGSDIARKKSGQKRTPSETIKEHQGSNKDSKSDVHREKALQRTDTADPPKKPKSSSGHSKKIQNVCPTGKTTAVSQAEINKEDAEKFLVRIFNELTLQEKAKKKASTSRSENDNSRKKSTHKRSHSEEKHKKHKRSKSTKDSNTDSNTKKIPQIIKTSDPAKNLESTKVASQIQPTIQTIIPSETTAVSKIEENKENIFKIPKSINKVSDELKRQEKVEKVSRSENKHTGHKKHKRSKSSKDSKTDSDTKKIPQIIKTADPAQIPESTKVASQIQPTIQTIIPSETTAVSKIEENKEHIFKIPKSINKVSDELKRQEKVEKVSRSENKHTGHKKHKKHKRSKSSKDSKTDSDTKKIPQIIKTADPAKIPESTKVALKIQPTIQTIIPSETTAVSKIEENKEHIFKIPKSINKVSDELKRQEKVEKVSRSENKHTGHKKHKKHKRSKSSKDSKTDSDTKKIPQIIKTADPAKIPESTKVASQIQPTIQTIIPSETTAVSKIEENKEHIFKIPKSINKVSDELKRQEKVEKVSRSENKHTGHKKHKKHKRSKSSKDSKTDSDTKKIPQIIKTADPAKIPESTKVASQIQPTIQTIIPSETTAVSKIEENKEHLFKIPKSINKVSDELKRQEKVEEVSRSENKHTGHKKHKRSNSSKDSKTDSDTKKIPQIIKTADPEKIPESTKVASQIQPTIQTIIPSETTAVSKIEENKENIFKIPKSINKVSDELKRQEKVEKVSRSENKHTGHKRSKSSKDSKTDSDTKKIPQIIKTADPAKIPESTKVASQIQPTIQTIIPSETTAVSKIEENKEHIFKIPKSINKVSDELKRQEKVEKVSRSENKHTGHKKHKKHKKHKKHKKSKSSKDSKTDSDTKKIPKKTDTADPPKKPRTSSDPSGIQREKLPGIPTVVPQVEKSKENRAKVHHKQKRKEEVETTSTSGSGHGNANKKRAKSHEGKEAEEPNKKIHKSV
- the LOC108165349 gene encoding E3 ubiquitin-protein ligase RBBP6 isoform X1 produces the protein MFIYEEALTKVVKHMLARKNIVVEDKSLALLLARKMGDKITDMARMTSDGASHAARSKPGYLDVEQTFIRMHITSEDLQDEVKANKGQPQPNIVLPDPEMFAREYYTVSEPLLGGDSPDESTTPPHPPIFLEPFPGLHTYKETPMEPVIEKDYLEARERKALQRLNEQEAINKIFKNQKPTVSLINESHRRYDVFDVEPLSKPAYLDALMPREKIFEIDVYENPDSIPRDGPVNSFFRELKSPSAPKTPYHVDLGIIPKKVIGRKKIHVKAIDAASAAKKRHRSEKRQTEHKRSKKEPERSGNSPVNVSRKIVTADPPKKVEVPKAVIDKVIDEKTREKKVEKASTSGTGSDIARKKSGQKRTPSETIKEHQGSNKDSKSDVHREKALQRTDTADPPKKPKSSSGHSKKIQNVCPTGKTTAVSQAEINKEDAEKFLVRIFNELTLQEKAKKKASTSRSENDNSRKKSTHKRSHSEEKHKKHKRSKSTKDSNTDSNTKKIPQIIKTSDPAKNLESTKVASQIQPTIQTIIPSETTAVSKIEENKENIFKIPKSINKVSDELKRQEKVEKVSRSENKHTGHKKHKRSKSSKDSKTDSDTKKIPQIIKTADPAQIPESTKVASQIQPTIQTIIPSETTAVSKIEENKEHIFKIPKSINKVSDELKRQEKVEKVSRSENKHTGHKKHKKHKRSKSSKDSKTDSDTKKIPQIIKTADPAKIPESTKVALKIQPTIQTIIPSETTAVSKIEENKEHIFKIPKSINKVSDELKRQEKVEKVSRSENKHTGHKKHKKHKRSKSSKDSKTDSDTKKIPQIIKTADPAKIPESTKVASQIQPTIQTIIPSETTAVSKIEENKEHIFKIPKSINKVSDELKRQEKVEKVSRSENKHTGHKKHKKHKRSKSSKDSKTDSDTKKIPQIIKTADPAKIPESTKVASQIQPTIQTIIPSETTAVSKIEENKEHLFKIPKSINKVSDELKRQEKVEEVSRSENKHTGHKKHKRSNSSKDSKTDSDTKKIPQIIKTADPEKIPESTKVASQIQPTIQTIIPSETTAVSKIEENKENIFKIPKSINKVSDELKRQEKVEKVSCSENKHTGHKKHKRSNSSKDSKTDSDTKKIPQIIKTADPAKIPESTKVASQIQPTIQTIIPSETTAVSKIEENKENIFKIPKSINKVSDELKRQEKVEKVSRSENKHTGHKRSKSSKDSKTDSDTKKIPQIIKTADPAKIPESTKVASQIQPTIQTIIPSETTAVSKIEENKEHIFKIPKSINKVSDELKRQEKVEKVSRSENKHTGHKKHKKHKKHKKHKKSKSSKDSKTDSDTKKIPKKTDTADPPKKPRTSSDPSGIQREKLPGIPTVVPQVEKSKENRAKVHHKQKRKEEVETTSTSGSGHGNANKKRAKSHEGKEAEEPNKKIHKSV